In a genomic window of Chaetodon auriga isolate fChaAug3 chromosome 1, fChaAug3.hap1, whole genome shotgun sequence:
- the irx6a gene encoding Iroquois homeobox protein 6a isoform X1: MVTKEAAMSFSQFGYPYNATSQFFVSANPSTTCCDSISRSVSDGTGCSQTAAAAAAAASFCCPSYENRLLASSRTELNAALGMYSSPYAAAAAASQNYANYFPYSTDPSAIYSTLNPQYDIKDSTGTLHSGITQTAAYYPYDHSLGQYQYDRYGTVDFNGTARRKNATRETTSTLKTWLYEHRKNPYPTKGEKIMLAIITKMTLTQVSTWFANARRRLKKENKMTWSPKNKASDDRKDDLNKSDQDCVTKDSSDCKEEKDLHLSDLEDIDEDECDKLDSDCEKVVADEQDLQRAMAVSGVPQKRDCSSELHLSLTNSFHAFPCAIKSVATLPPLPSDFLDPIVSKPPSSTSLTGTVSLSHFETPDKPRIWSLARTAASGVILSPQHHGSDVRTGNSSGDCQLQSTRLTVAPTGQCGAMRGLHESGSVANTESPFPEGSSLHSKVYGTGSYSHKDLQLHCSPYAALPDTCQYSTIEGFSGGKADTQSSDLSEACGTVQDDKVTAFRPVMKR, from the exons ATGGTAACAAAAGAAGCAGCTATGTCTTTCTCGCAATTTGGATACCCTTACAATGCAACTTCACAG TTTTTCGTGTCGGCAAACCCCAGTACGACTTGCTGCGATTCGATTTCCAGGTCGGTCTCTGACGGGACAGGCTGTTCCCAGaccgccgctgccgccgccgccgccgcctccttTTGCTGCCCGTCCTACGAGAACCGGCTCCTGGCGAGCAGCCGGACGGAACTGAACGCAGCGCTGGGGATGTACAGCTCTCCCTATGCCGCAGCGGCCGCCGCCAGCCAGAACTACGCCAACTATTTCCCCTACAGCACCGACCCATCCGCTATCTACTCCACTCTG AATCCACAGTATGACATTAAGGACAGCACAGGCACTTTACACTCTGGCATCACTCAAACTGCTGCATACTATCCTTATGACCATTCACTGGGACAGTATCAGTATGACAG ATACGGGACAGTAGACTTTAATGGCACAGCCAGAAGAAAGAACGCAACTCGTGAAACCACCAGCACCCTGAAAACATGGTTGTATGAGCACCGCAAGAACCCCTACCCCACCAAGGGAGAGAAGATCATGCTGGCTATCATCACCAAAATGACCCTCACCCAGGTGTCCACCTGGTTTGCCAACGCCAGGAGGAGGCTAAAGAAGGAGAACAAGATGACCTGGTCACCAAAGAATAAGGCCAGCGACGACAGGAAGGATGACCTAAACAAGAGCGACCAAGACTGTGTCACCAAAG ATTCTAGTGATTGCAAGGAGGAGAAGGATCTGCATCTCAGTGATCTGGAGGACATTGACGAGGACGAATGTGACAAGCTGGACAGTGACTGTGAGAAGGTGGTTGCAGACGAGCAGGACCTCCAGAGGGCCATGGCAGTATCTGGAGTTCCTCAAAAGAGAGACTGCAGCTCCGAGCTGCACCTGAGTTTAACTAACAGCTTCCATGCGTTCCCCTGCGCCATCAAAAGTGTCGccaccctcccccctctcccatCCGACTTCCTGGATCCTATAGTGTCCAAGCCACCCTCTTCAACCAGCCTCACAGGAACGGTGTCCCTGTCTCACTTTGAAACACCGGATAAGCCTCGGATTTGGTCTCTGGCTCGTACGGCAGCTTCGGGGGTGATACTGAGCCCTCAGCACCATGGCTCGGATGTGAGGACAGGCAACTCAAGTGGGGACTGCCAGCTCCAGAGCACCAGGCTTACTGTGGCTCCTACCGGACAGTGTGGGGCCATGAGAGGCCTCCATGAATCAGGCAGTGTCGCCAACACCGAGAGCCCCTTCCCAGAGGGCTCATCCTTGCACTCAAAAGTCTATGGCACCGGCAGCTACAGTCACAAGGACCTCCAACTGCACTGTTCACCCTACGCTGCACTCCCAGACACGTGTCAGTACTCCACTATTGAAG GATTCTCTGGTGgcaaagcagacacacagtcatctGACCTCAGTGAAGCCTGTGGGACCGTGCAGGATGACAAGGTCACTGCGTTCAGACCAGTGATGAAGAGGTGA
- the irx6a gene encoding Iroquois homeobox protein 6a isoform X2 gives MQLHRSVSDGTGCSQTAAAAAAAASFCCPSYENRLLASSRTELNAALGMYSSPYAAAAAASQNYANYFPYSTDPSAIYSTLNPQYDIKDSTGTLHSGITQTAAYYPYDHSLGQYQYDRYGTVDFNGTARRKNATRETTSTLKTWLYEHRKNPYPTKGEKIMLAIITKMTLTQVSTWFANARRRLKKENKMTWSPKNKASDDRKDDLNKSDQDCVTKDSSDCKEEKDLHLSDLEDIDEDECDKLDSDCEKVVADEQDLQRAMAVSGVPQKRDCSSELHLSLTNSFHAFPCAIKSVATLPPLPSDFLDPIVSKPPSSTSLTGTVSLSHFETPDKPRIWSLARTAASGVILSPQHHGSDVRTGNSSGDCQLQSTRLTVAPTGQCGAMRGLHESGSVANTESPFPEGSSLHSKVYGTGSYSHKDLQLHCSPYAALPDTCQYSTIEGFSGGKADTQSSDLSEACGTVQDDKVTAFRPVMKR, from the exons ATGCAACTTCACAG GTCGGTCTCTGACGGGACAGGCTGTTCCCAGaccgccgctgccgccgccgccgccgcctccttTTGCTGCCCGTCCTACGAGAACCGGCTCCTGGCGAGCAGCCGGACGGAACTGAACGCAGCGCTGGGGATGTACAGCTCTCCCTATGCCGCAGCGGCCGCCGCCAGCCAGAACTACGCCAACTATTTCCCCTACAGCACCGACCCATCCGCTATCTACTCCACTCTG AATCCACAGTATGACATTAAGGACAGCACAGGCACTTTACACTCTGGCATCACTCAAACTGCTGCATACTATCCTTATGACCATTCACTGGGACAGTATCAGTATGACAG ATACGGGACAGTAGACTTTAATGGCACAGCCAGAAGAAAGAACGCAACTCGTGAAACCACCAGCACCCTGAAAACATGGTTGTATGAGCACCGCAAGAACCCCTACCCCACCAAGGGAGAGAAGATCATGCTGGCTATCATCACCAAAATGACCCTCACCCAGGTGTCCACCTGGTTTGCCAACGCCAGGAGGAGGCTAAAGAAGGAGAACAAGATGACCTGGTCACCAAAGAATAAGGCCAGCGACGACAGGAAGGATGACCTAAACAAGAGCGACCAAGACTGTGTCACCAAAG ATTCTAGTGATTGCAAGGAGGAGAAGGATCTGCATCTCAGTGATCTGGAGGACATTGACGAGGACGAATGTGACAAGCTGGACAGTGACTGTGAGAAGGTGGTTGCAGACGAGCAGGACCTCCAGAGGGCCATGGCAGTATCTGGAGTTCCTCAAAAGAGAGACTGCAGCTCCGAGCTGCACCTGAGTTTAACTAACAGCTTCCATGCGTTCCCCTGCGCCATCAAAAGTGTCGccaccctcccccctctcccatCCGACTTCCTGGATCCTATAGTGTCCAAGCCACCCTCTTCAACCAGCCTCACAGGAACGGTGTCCCTGTCTCACTTTGAAACACCGGATAAGCCTCGGATTTGGTCTCTGGCTCGTACGGCAGCTTCGGGGGTGATACTGAGCCCTCAGCACCATGGCTCGGATGTGAGGACAGGCAACTCAAGTGGGGACTGCCAGCTCCAGAGCACCAGGCTTACTGTGGCTCCTACCGGACAGTGTGGGGCCATGAGAGGCCTCCATGAATCAGGCAGTGTCGCCAACACCGAGAGCCCCTTCCCAGAGGGCTCATCCTTGCACTCAAAAGTCTATGGCACCGGCAGCTACAGTCACAAGGACCTCCAACTGCACTGTTCACCCTACGCTGCACTCCCAGACACGTGTCAGTACTCCACTATTGAAG GATTCTCTGGTGgcaaagcagacacacagtcatctGACCTCAGTGAAGCCTGTGGGACCGTGCAGGATGACAAGGTCACTGCGTTCAGACCAGTGATGAAGAGGTGA